A segment of the Sphingopyxis sp. OAS728 genome:
AGAAAGGTGTTCGGGGTACCAGCCATTGGCCGGATTCCAAGTGTATGAAGACCGGCCCAATAGACGCTGGACGCAAGACGTTTCAGATTTCTGCCCGCGTCGCGGCCAATGACGCCGGTCGTCTCACCACCCGCCAAGAGCGCCTCGCTCAATTGAAATTCAAGGTCGCGTGCGAATGCGACGCGCTCGGCAGGCGTGCCCTTTTGACGTTGTGCCTCGCGATAGATCCAAGGGACAAACAGCATATAGCGAAGTCGGGTTTGAATCGTGCTCGTACCCGGGAAGAGCAAGTCGGCTATCGCGTCACGAACGGTCCCTAGGCCGAGCTCATCCCGCGCCTCAGGCTGCTTGAACAGATCAATAAGAGTCTGCGCTCGCTGGCGCTCGTCCGGGTCAAAATCTATCCAGGCCAGATAGGACATATCGCTCTTTCAAGTTTCGGCGTTTGATGAGGTGCAATCGACCGATGACAAGTCGTTGGGCGTAGAGGAGGCGCCGAGAGGCGAGAGAGACCCGCGAGGCCCCTACACTTGGTCTTTCCCGATCATCGACGGAAAGCCATCATCCGCCAGCGGCAGCGGTTCGATCTGTGACGGCAATTTGATGCGCAAGATGTCCGGCTCATCTTGTGCCAAGCCGTAAGCCAGCAACAGCCGGCCAGAATCACAGCGTTTGCGCGTCATATGCTTTGGCGGTTTCGGCCTGTAGGCCTTTCGATCCCCGAGAATTCGGCCCGGCATGCTGTCGACAAAGGCGGCGTGAACCTCGGTCGCACATCCTCCCCCAGTCGTCACAAGCTGCACCGGCTCGCGGCGCAAGCTCGGCCTGAAACAACCGGGAGCAACCGTCGGAAGGCAGGCTCGCTTGTATACGAGGTTGAACTGGTGATCGCAGGCTGACCGGAAAACCTTATCGTCGATCTCGGCTTCGCGCGCTGTTTCGAGCGCCGCCGCACCCAATAGTTCGACGCCGGCCGAGAAGGCTGCAATGTTGGTACCTTCATCATCGTCATTGAGGTTGAACGCGACGATATCGAGGGTCGAGGCTCCAACATCCACCAGCACATGCGACCGGCGGTAAGATGTCGGCAATTTGGCATATCCGGCCAAAGCCGCACAAAGCTCGGGAACTACGATATAGCCGGGCGGAAGCTCGCCGGATGAAGCACGATAAGCCTGCCGCACCTTGTCCAAACTAAGGTTGGTGCAATCGGCAGCAACCACGCGCGCGGCGCTCAGGATACGCCGGAATATTCCGAATGAGGCGGCGTCATCGTGAGCTGCGGTCGGGATGCCAAAATTGAAAGAAAGAAAGTGCGATCCGCCGACAGGGCCAAGCGGTCGGGTCTCGGCGTACCAGCCGGTCAGATGCGCCATATGCAGCGCGATGAAGGCAACGGCCGCATCGGCACGGGTTACGGGAACTTCCGGCCGGATACGCTCACCGTCATAGCCGGCAATGATCCCCGTCTTGAAACCGTCAAGCGGCGTCGCGTTGTTCGAAGGGACCAGCGAAAACTCCTGACTGTCAGGATCAAACCAGATCACGGTCTGCCACAGATAAGGGTGATCTCGCGACCGCAGCTCCTTCGGAACCTCCATTGCCGCGACCGGATCATCGGCCGCATAGGGCTGATGAAACACCACCTTCAGCGAGCTAGTGCCGAAGTCGAACCCCACCAGATAGCCGCCCTCGTCGCGCTCCGGTCGCTCGGCGAGCAACCGGCTCCCGGTAGCGATATGATCGCAAATTTCCCGCGAAACAGTAGTCCGAACCGAATTCGCTCGCGCTTCAATCGCCGGCGTCGACCTCTTCACGACATCCCGGATATGATCGAACGCCTCCTCCACCGGACTCTTGCGGCTCTTGGGCACTTCGACGGGGGCTGCGGCAGACTGCGGCGCCGAGACATTGCTGCGGGAAGCCTCATCGGCATGGTCGGTCACCGGAGAGGATGGGGGAACCGGCGGTAAGCTGGCTTCATCGCGTTGCAGCCTAGCCCGTGCCGCAGGCGTCAGGTCCCCGACCAGGGCTGGAGGCGTGCGTGATGGCCGAACTGGAACTTTGGAAGGATCGATCTCCCGTTTTGGCGGGCGAGATTTCTTCGACACCTCGATCGCCCGGCCCCGCCGATCGACTATGCCATTCCCAGGCGCCAATTCACTCGGCGTCCGTCCGGATTCGGAGCCACCGTCGTTGAAGGCATGTCTAGCGAGCATCTGTTGCTCCATGTCCGAAACATCGATCGGAGCACGGCTCTCAGAGGCACTGCCAGCGGGCTGATGACGGCCTGCCCCCGCACCGCTGCGCGGAACCCGCGCATTTTCGCGCATGGCCGCTTGCAGCCCGCTCAGCTGGTCTGCGAGGCTTGTTGGGCGACGATCCTTTGCCATCATGGCTTCTCCAACAGATCAACGATGGCGAGGCCGACCAGCTTTGGCTCATCGTAACTGAAGGATTCTTCGCGCCGCTGTATCTCGTTGAGCTTCAGGTTGAGCCGGGCCATCAGCTTCTCGAGCTTGCCCTGCACGGCGTAAACGAGTTGCTGGCGTTTCACGCTGCCGGAAAAGCGATGCTCCCTGATCTGGGTCTCGGCCCGTTCCTGCTCGCGCCGTGCATGTTCCTCGATCAACGACCGCTGCGTGTCGACAAGATCATAATGCCGGGCTGCTTCGGCGTTCTCAAAATCGGAGCGTGCCTCCCTGAGCGACTGAGCCAGATCTTCGACCGTGGGCATCGCTGCAAGACACTCATCCGGCGGAAGAAGATTGAGCCGCGGCTCTTCTGACAGTGCTTCGAGCAAAATCCGCTCGGCGACCTCCTCGGAAAGCGCCACCCGTCCTCCGAGCGCAGCTCCTACAAAGGCGAGCTTGTCGACCGGCACTATGCCTTCGACGGACCATCGCTCGATGGCGATAGCGTAGCGTCCAGCAGGCACGCCCCATTCTTCTCTCACCGGAATCTGGAATGCAGTGACAGGTCGCGCGAGGGAGCTTCCCTGCTTTCGGTCGAGCATCTGAGCGCTGAAACGTGACAATGGATGGGTCATCGGAATGGCTTCGACACCGCGAAACCGCGACGGGTTCGGATTGCTACCGAAAATGCTCCTGACGACGCTCTCGCGTGCAAACTTTGTCGGATAGCGCCGGGCGTTGTTGTTTCGAAACTGGTTGAATTCGGCGGCCGCGGCGGCGGACAGCCGGATATCGTAGGCCTCGATCTCCATATTGGCTGCCCGATCAATTCGGGTTCCCCGATAGGACCCGGCCAAGATACCAGCGACATAGTCGCGCAGATCCGCTGCGGTGAGGCGCTTGTGCGGCGCCTGCGCATCGTTGATGCGCTGCAAAATGCTGTCACCGTGCGCAACCAGCCCTGGCGCCTCGCGCTCAAGCTGCTCCGCTTGGGCCTTGCGCTGTTCGGCCGCGAGCACAGACCTATCAAGCTCGATCGCGCGTTGCTCGACAGATAGTTCGGGATTGACGAGCGCAATCTCGATATCGCGAATGATATCGCCCAAAATAGGCTCGAAATCTCCGAGCGCCGTCCGGATGATGCCCAACCGCTCGTACAGCCGGTCATAGACCTGCTCTTCGATGGTGTCCTTCGAGATCAGATTGATGATGTCGATCGACTGCGACTGCTGTCCGATGCGATCGATACGACCAATCCGCTGCTCCACCTTCATGGGATTCCAGGGCAAGTCCCAGTTGAAGAGGATACGGCAAAACTGAAGGTCGAGACCTTCACCGCCTACTTCGGAGGTCAAAAGGATCGTACCGCCCGGCGCATCCCCGAACAGGTTCACGATCGACTGGCGATCCCCCGCCACACCCCCATGCAGTTCGAGAACCTCGAAACCCTTGGCACGCAGCTTCTGTTCGAGGTGAGCGATCGATTTGCGGAAGCTGCTGAAGATGATGACCTTTTCGTCGGGCGTTTCCGCACGAATGTGTCTTAGCCATTCGGCTAGACGGTCAAATTTAGTGTCACTCGCTTCCAGCGCACGTAGGCGAACAGGATCGTCGCAAATCTCTCCCAGAGCTTCCGTCAGGGGGCCGGGCATGGGTCCACTCGATCCGGCATCATCTTCCTCATCGAGTGTAAGCTGGCCGCTTCGCGTGCCCCAATGGCGATATGCCGCAGGCAGGCTCGAGGCCAGTAGGCGCTGGGTCTGAGCGAGGAGAAAACGCTCGTTGATGTCATGCCTGTAAGCATAGGCCTCGATCCGAGCCGTCGCTTCGTCATAAAAGTCCCGTTCGGCCTCGGTCATTTCCCATCGCGCCGTTCGAGGTCGCCGCTCAACCTTGAACTCGGCAACATCACGCCGGCGGGTGCGATTGATTATCGAGCCGAGAAGGGACATCTCTTCGAGACGTGCAGCGATCTTGATGCGGTTTGCCGGCGTATCCTCCACTCCCTTGGCGAATTCTTCGCGCAAGCGCTCCAAGCGGCTTCCGGTCTTGAGCACCTGACCTTCTGGCAAATCCGCGACAAGGGCCGCGACGCTTGCCATCGGAACCTTTGGATTTCGCGCAGCTTCCCACGCAGCCACATAGGGCGCGTTTTCTTCCTGCAGCATGTCGAACAACCACTCGCGTTCGAAGGTATCGGGATCGATAAGCTTGAGCAGGGCGCGCAGGTCATTAGCCCGGAGGTTGATCGGTGTGGCCGACAGAAACAGGCTGTAGTCGGTCACGTCGGTGACCAACTGACCGAGCTGATGGTTCATCGTGTCGGTATTGCGCAAATGGTGCGCCTCATCGATCACAACCAGGTCGAAAAGATCGTCGCCCGCTTCCGCGAGATATTCCGCCAAGTCGGCGCGCGGCCCACTGACATCTTCATCGGGATCGCTCCATCCTTTGGGCGGACGCAGGCTCGGCATGGATGCAATGACCGCAAAGCCCTCCCTGTGCTCGCTGTCATCCTTGAGCGTCTGAAGCAGCCCCTTGGCATCTTTGATCTGTGCAAGGACGTTGAACTTGCTGCGCAGTTCGTCGCGCCACTTCTCGCAGAGCGGCTTGGGGCAGATGACCAGGAGACGGCGACAATCGAAGCGGGCGACAAGCTCCGTCCACACCAGCCCGGCTTCGATCGTCTTTCCAAGGCCGACCTCATCAGCGATGAGCAAGCCCCGCGACGGCGAATTGAGGAGCTTCAATACGGGCTTGAACTGGTAGGCGTGAAACTCCGTGTTGGTCGCACCCAGGCTATAGATCATGTCCGCGAGGCGGCCGGTCATCCGAAGATGCGTGATGACCCGCCTGAGATCGCTAGGTGCCGACAGCTTTCCACGCTTCAAGTCTTCGAACGGATCAGCAACCGCGAGGATCGCTTCGAGCTGCGCGCTCGGAACTTTCCGGCGGCCCGTCGGGAAGTCGATCCAAAGAAAGGTGCGCCCGTGGACTTCTTCCGCAGGCTCTCTCCCGACCGTCCCGACAGTTGACGGGTCATTTTTTAAACGAACAAGTTCACCAGCCGAGAACATCTTCTTCCCTTCCCCCAAGGAACGTCCTTGCGTCCCAATAATCACTGGGCTCGTCAATGCGATTTACCTCGTCCGTTCAGAACTTCAGGCGGTGCAGACGGTTTGCCGCCGTAACGATCGCCCCGTCGTCGCTGACGACGACATAGCTGTCGAGCGCGCGCTCCAGCTTCGAGTATCGCTCGCGCCCGAATGCGCCAGCCAGCCGCCGCCGCGATTTCTTGTCGAGATAATAAATGTCCGCGCCGCGGTGCCGGCGGCGCGTGCCATAAGTAAGGATCGCATCCAGCGCTTCAGTAGAAATTCCACGCTGCTGGATGCGCTGCCTCGCATGCTTCGTCAGTCCCATGTCGTCCTCCCAATGGTTGCCGAGCATCCAAAATAGGAAATTGGGGCGACAAAAACTGTCACCCGCTGAGACTGAGGTCAAATTGGGCCTAGCCCCTTACGGCAGAGCCTCAAACTCGCGCTGGTGTCCATGCACCATCTGGCGAAGCCGAGCGGGCTGCAGCACCTCGACCGACTTCCCCCATGAATAGAGGTGCCAGCACATTTCGAGATGTCCCGAGGCCTTGAAGCGCACGAGCAAGGAGCCATCGGCCTCTTCCTCCACACTCTGCGTAGGGTGGAACACGAACCGCCGGGCATGGGGTGCAGCGTCTGGCGAAAAGCGCCAAATGACGTCGCCATGTTCGGCAGCATTCTCGAACGAGCCAAAGCCCTTTTCGGAATGTTCGCGGATATTGAAGCCGGGATCGATCTCGAAGCTCGTGTCGAGTAGCTCGGCCGAGTAGATTTCTTCGACCCGGTAATGGCGCAGCGGCTCGGTAGCCGGCTTGGCCGTGTCGCGCGCGACGAGATAGCGGCGCACACCCAGCAAGAGGCCGTGCGGCGCAACCACACGCTCGGTCGGCTTGTCCTGCGTCCGGCGCCGATATGAGATGCGGAGCAGAAACGGCCCTTTCAGGCTCTCCGATATCGCACTGTCGACCTCGCTCGTTCC
Coding sequences within it:
- a CDS encoding SNF2-related protein; this encodes MGEGKKMFSAGELVRLKNDPSTVGTVGREPAEEVHGRTFLWIDFPTGRRKVPSAQLEAILAVADPFEDLKRGKLSAPSDLRRVITHLRMTGRLADMIYSLGATNTEFHAYQFKPVLKLLNSPSRGLLIADEVGLGKTIEAGLVWTELVARFDCRRLLVICPKPLCEKWRDELRSKFNVLAQIKDAKGLLQTLKDDSEHREGFAVIASMPSLRPPKGWSDPDEDVSGPRADLAEYLAEAGDDLFDLVVIDEAHHLRNTDTMNHQLGQLVTDVTDYSLFLSATPINLRANDLRALLKLIDPDTFEREWLFDMLQEENAPYVAAWEAARNPKVPMASVAALVADLPEGQVLKTGSRLERLREEFAKGVEDTPANRIKIAARLEEMSLLGSIINRTRRRDVAEFKVERRPRTARWEMTEAERDFYDEATARIEAYAYRHDINERFLLAQTQRLLASSLPAAYRHWGTRSGQLTLDEEDDAGSSGPMPGPLTEALGEICDDPVRLRALEASDTKFDRLAEWLRHIRAETPDEKVIIFSSFRKSIAHLEQKLRAKGFEVLELHGGVAGDRQSIVNLFGDAPGGTILLTSEVGGEGLDLQFCRILFNWDLPWNPMKVEQRIGRIDRIGQQSQSIDIINLISKDTIEEQVYDRLYERLGIIRTALGDFEPILGDIIRDIEIALVNPELSVEQRAIELDRSVLAAEQRKAQAEQLEREAPGLVAHGDSILQRINDAQAPHKRLTAADLRDYVAGILAGSYRGTRIDRAANMEIEAYDIRLSAAAAAEFNQFRNNNARRYPTKFARESVVRSIFGSNPNPSRFRGVEAIPMTHPLSRFSAQMLDRKQGSSLARPVTAFQIPVREEWGVPAGRYAIAIERWSVEGIVPVDKLAFVGAALGGRVALSEEVAERILLEALSEEPRLNLLPPDECLAAMPTVEDLAQSLREARSDFENAEAARHYDLVDTQRSLIEEHARREQERAETQIREHRFSGSVKRQQLVYAVQGKLEKLMARLNLKLNEIQRREESFSYDEPKLVGLAIVDLLEKP
- a CDS encoding DUF4258 domain-containing protein translates to MGLTKHARQRIQQRGISTEALDAILTYGTRRRHRGADIYYLDKKSRRRLAGAFGRERYSKLERALDSYVVVSDDGAIVTAANRLHRLKF
- a CDS encoding S-layer homology domain-containing protein, which produces MMAKDRRPTSLADQLSGLQAAMRENARVPRSGAGAGRHQPAGSASESRAPIDVSDMEQQMLARHAFNDGGSESGRTPSELAPGNGIVDRRGRAIEVSKKSRPPKREIDPSKVPVRPSRTPPALVGDLTPAARARLQRDEASLPPVPPSSPVTDHADEASRSNVSAPQSAAAPVEVPKSRKSPVEEAFDHIRDVVKRSTPAIEARANSVRTTVSREICDHIATGSRLLAERPERDEGGYLVGFDFGTSSLKVVFHQPYAADDPVAAMEVPKELRSRDHPYLWQTVIWFDPDSQEFSLVPSNNATPLDGFKTGIIAGYDGERIRPEVPVTRADAAVAFIALHMAHLTGWYAETRPLGPVGGSHFLSFNFGIPTAAHDDAASFGIFRRILSAARVVAADCTNLSLDKVRQAYRASSGELPPGYIVVPELCAALAGYAKLPTSYRRSHVLVDVGASTLDIVAFNLNDDDEGTNIAAFSAGVELLGAAALETAREAEIDDKVFRSACDHQFNLVYKRACLPTVAPGCFRPSLRREPVQLVTTGGGCATEVHAAFVDSMPGRILGDRKAYRPKPPKHMTRKRCDSGRLLLAYGLAQDEPDILRIKLPSQIEPLPLADDGFPSMIGKDQV
- a CDS encoding helix-turn-helix transcriptional regulator, with product MSFAKAQDLLKLAMMATRRSGVSLEEIVEEFGCVHRSAQRMTVALEAAFPQAEPEDGDDRKRRWRIPARAIAPLLLPSAEELAAMTTAIRQLDAAGMAAEAATVRQMERKVRALIPAHAGTRLAVDEEALLEALGHAARPGPRPAGTSEVDSAISESLKGPFLLRISYRRRTQDKPTERVVAPHGLLLGVRRYLVARDTAKPATEPLRHYRVEEIYSAELLDTSFEIDPGFNIREHSEKGFGSFENAAEHGDVIWRFSPDAAPHARRFVFHPTQSVEEEADGSLLVRFKASGHLEMCWHLYSWGKSVEVLQPARLRQMVHGHQREFEALP